One Nocardia iowensis DNA window includes the following coding sequences:
- the dcd gene encoding dCTP deaminase, translating to MLLSDRDIRAEIAAGRLGVEPLLESLIQPSSIDVRLDGMFRVFDNSRYTHIDPAQRQDELTSLVEPAPGEPFVLHPGEFVLGSTLEVCTLPDDLAGRLEGKSSLGRLGLLTHSTAGFIDPGFSGHITLELSNVANLPITLWPGMKIGQLCLLRLTSPAEHPYGSATAGSKYQGQRGPTPSKSYLNFPLPAAIVDAAESR from the coding sequence GTGCTGCTTTCCGATCGTGACATCCGTGCGGAGATCGCCGCTGGGCGTCTCGGCGTCGAGCCGCTCCTGGAGAGCCTGATCCAGCCGTCGAGTATCGACGTGCGGCTGGACGGGATGTTCCGGGTGTTCGACAACTCCCGCTACACCCACATCGATCCCGCGCAACGGCAGGACGAGCTGACCAGCCTGGTCGAGCCCGCCCCCGGTGAGCCGTTCGTGTTGCATCCCGGCGAGTTCGTGCTCGGCTCCACCCTCGAGGTGTGCACGCTGCCGGACGACCTGGCCGGTCGGCTGGAGGGGAAGTCGAGCCTGGGCAGGCTCGGCCTGCTGACCCATTCGACCGCCGGTTTCATCGACCCCGGCTTCAGCGGCCACATCACCCTGGAGCTGTCCAACGTGGCCAACCTGCCGATCACCCTGTGGCCCGGCATGAAGATCGGCCAGCTGTGCCTGCTCAGGCTGACCAGCCCGGCCGAGCACCCGTACGGCAGTGCCACCGCGGGCTCGAAGTACCAGGGCCAGCGTGGCCCTACGCCGTCGAAGTCTTACCTGAACTTCCCGCTGCCCGCCGCGATAGTGGACGCCGCGGAATCGCGGTAG